The following are from one region of the Nitrospinota bacterium genome:
- a CDS encoding HEAT repeat domain-containing protein, whose translation MEIHDRIIKSCKNEDPNVRRASAVALGNMGITQAKGPLAALLKDKFPVVKEAAIYALSKLNAVEVVEHLTAILNPEDGDVRKAILQTVSSKTPPQDQKSEEEAAMGLTPEKLLEQWKVKRAAALALCKLNPDIAVSPLIAALAHENINVKIASITGLGNMESQVAGPKLLELIKSEAWEVRKAVATALGKIKYEPAIDSIVELLKDSRFAVRIEAIIALNHFKTLDILGPLSNVISEDDNVDVKRTAVIALGNLQTEYAIPSLTQACSDPAWQVRKAAVTALASLKFPQVLDPLVVALTDENEEVSHVAALAYPKVAAALESSM comes from the coding sequence ATGGAAATTCATGACCGGATCATAAAAAGCTGCAAGAACGAGGACCCAAACGTTCGCAGGGCCTCGGCAGTAGCCCTTGGAAATATGGGAATTACACAGGCAAAAGGACCTTTGGCCGCTCTTTTAAAGGATAAATTCCCGGTGGTCAAGGAAGCCGCCATCTACGCTCTTTCGAAGCTGAACGCAGTGGAGGTAGTGGAACATCTCACAGCGATTCTCAACCCGGAAGACGGCGATGTCAGAAAAGCCATCCTGCAGACCGTCTCCTCCAAGACCCCTCCACAGGACCAGAAAAGCGAAGAAGAGGCCGCGATGGGGCTTACACCTGAAAAACTACTTGAACAATGGAAGGTGAAGAGGGCCGCGGCGCTTGCTCTTTGCAAGCTCAACCCGGATATTGCCGTTTCGCCGTTGATTGCGGCCCTTGCCCACGAAAATATCAACGTGAAAATAGCCTCAATAACCGGGCTTGGAAACATGGAATCGCAGGTCGCGGGGCCGAAACTTCTCGAACTGATAAAGAGCGAAGCGTGGGAGGTGCGCAAGGCAGTGGCAACGGCGCTTGGCAAGATCAAATACGAACCGGCCATTGATTCGATCGTTGAACTGCTTAAAGATTCGCGCTTCGCGGTAAGAATTGAAGCAATAATCGCGCTTAACCACTTTAAAACGCTCGATATCCTGGGACCCCTCTCAAACGTAATTAGCGAAGACGACAACGTGGACGTAAAACGGACCGCGGTGATCGCGCTTGGCAACCTTCAGACGGAGTACGCCATACCGTCGCTGACACAGGCATGTTCAGATCCCGCGTGGCAGGTAAGGAAGGCGGCTGTCACCGCGCTGGCTTCGCTAAAGTTCCCGCAAGTCCTTGATCCGCTGGTCGTCGCGCTAACCGATGAAAACGAGGAAGTGAGCCATGTGGCGGCTCTCGCCTACCCGAAGGTCGCCGCCGCCCTGGAATCCTCAATGTAA
- a CDS encoding flagellar basal body-associated FliL family protein — protein MAKKHKTELDVDPTSIPVTEEEKVEEAPKPSPVKFEAGGGGGGEEEEEDEVKPKRKLTRKAIIILAVGISGFLSLIATIVAGYFYFSKEEEPVIQQIEEPAKPEPVQKTPVTFEKMINLSLEPFIIPIEKNGEKRLWRIAFSIQLSNEETIDEIEENSSIIREAIFLFLTTHNIEDFSDLKKRPRTIYDMEILLDRSLQSGRVKSITITEFNIM, from the coding sequence ATGGCAAAGAAACATAAAACCGAACTTGACGTCGACCCCACTTCCATACCGGTCACAGAAGAAGAAAAAGTCGAGGAGGCCCCCAAACCCTCTCCTGTCAAATTTGAGGCCGGAGGAGGAGGAGGAGGAGAAGAAGAAGAAGAAGACGAGGTAAAACCGAAAAGAAAACTTACCAGAAAGGCGATCATCATTCTTGCTGTCGGCATCAGCGGATTTCTCTCCCTGATAGCAACGATCGTGGCGGGATATTTCTACTTTTCAAAGGAAGAGGAACCCGTTATACAGCAGATCGAGGAACCCGCAAAGCCCGAGCCTGTGCAGAAAACTCCAGTCACATTCGAAAAGATGATCAATCTCAGCCTTGAACCGTTCATAATCCCTATTGAAAAAAATGGGGAAAAACGTTTATGGCGCATAGCATTCTCCATACAGCTTAGCAACGAAGAGACTATCGACGAGATTGAGGAGAACTCCTCCATCATACGCGAAGCTATATTCCTGTTTCTCACGACGCATAACATAGAGGACTTCTCAGACCTGAAGAAAAGGCCACGCACCATCTACGATATGGAGATCCTTCTCGACAGGTCCCTGCAGTCAGGGAGAGTGAAAAGCATAACGATAACCGAATTCAATATCATGTAG
- the argB gene encoding acetylglutamate kinase, translating to MQDELFAVYTALMSELNLNELIGKAAVLIEALPYIRQYSGKTVVIKYGGSAMVEEGLKEGFARDVALLKLVGINPVVVHGGGPQIGKTLEKMGIPTRFVDGHRVSDGETIDVVEMVLVGKVNKEIVSLLSSEGGRAVGLSGKDGRLIEAEKMLIEKRTADVDRPEIIDIGMVGKVTKINKEILETIDKDNFIPVIAPVGVGSKGETYNINADTVAGEIAAALKAEKLVLLTDERGILGSDKELLSHLNESRVEELIEKGVIKGGMLPKVKSCFRALDAGVKKTHIIDGRVKHSVLLEIFTDKGIGTEIVR from the coding sequence ATGCAAGACGAACTGTTTGCGGTGTATACTGCGCTGATGAGTGAACTGAATCTGAATGAATTGATAGGGAAGGCGGCTGTCCTTATAGAGGCGCTTCCATATATACGGCAGTACAGCGGGAAGACGGTAGTCATAAAGTACGGCGGATCCGCGATGGTGGAAGAGGGGCTGAAAGAGGGCTTCGCCCGCGACGTGGCTCTTCTCAAACTTGTTGGAATAAATCCGGTGGTCGTTCATGGCGGCGGTCCGCAGATAGGGAAGACCCTCGAAAAGATGGGGATACCGACGCGGTTCGTGGACGGGCACAGGGTGTCGGACGGCGAGACTATCGACGTGGTTGAGATGGTTCTCGTCGGGAAGGTGAACAAGGAGATAGTTTCGCTGTTGTCGAGCGAAGGTGGGCGCGCCGTCGGATTGAGCGGGAAGGACGGCCGCCTGATAGAAGCCGAAAAGATGCTTATTGAAAAGCGGACGGCGGACGTCGACAGGCCGGAGATAATCGACATCGGAATGGTCGGCAAGGTGACGAAGATAAACAAGGAGATACTTGAGACCATCGACAAGGACAATTTCATCCCGGTCATAGCGCCGGTAGGGGTAGGCTCGAAAGGGGAGACCTACAATATCAACGCCGATACGGTAGCGGGGGAGATAGCCGCCGCGCTGAAGGCGGAAAAGCTTGTCCTTCTTACGGACGAAAGGGGGATACTCGGCTCCGACAAGGAGCTGTTGAGCCATCTGAATGAAAGCCGAGTGGAAGAGCTTATCGAAAAGGGGGTTATCAAGGGGGGGATGCTGCCCAAGGTGAAAAGCTGTTTTAGGGCGCTTGATGCCGGCGTAAAGAAAACCCATATCATCGACGGAAGGGTGAAGCACTCCGTATTGCTTGAGATATTTACCGACAAGGGTATCGGAACGGAGATAGTGAGATAA
- a CDS encoding tyrosine recombinase XerC: protein MEQVKIPKEIEKFLTHISIEKGFSPKTSKAYGKDLAQFAEFAFKSPLVEKKGTSGAIDFEKMEVIAVRSFVAELHRKKLAPSSIERKLSALRAFFRYLAREGMVEKNIAEAVPLPKKPKKMPKFLSVDEAFALMDSADKGSPTMLRDRAMLELFYSSGLRIAELQGLNAEDVDLTGNLVRVMGKGSKERIIPVGKKAAVAIRELMKSNGKDSGPLFYSRLKKRLSMRQTYEVVVKHGIRAGIIKRLTPHMIRHTFATHMLNGGADLRAIQELLGHSSLGTTEKYTHVGIERLMNVYDSAHPHARKRRGGG, encoded by the coding sequence GTGGAACAGGTAAAAATTCCAAAAGAGATTGAAAAATTCCTGACGCATATCTCCATAGAGAAAGGGTTCTCCCCGAAAACTTCCAAGGCGTACGGAAAGGATCTCGCGCAGTTCGCCGAGTTCGCTTTCAAAAGTCCGCTGGTTGAAAAAAAGGGGACTTCCGGCGCGATAGATTTCGAGAAGATGGAGGTTATCGCGGTACGCTCTTTCGTGGCGGAGCTTCATAGAAAAAAACTCGCGCCGTCGTCCATAGAGAGAAAGCTCTCCGCTCTCCGCGCCTTCTTCCGCTATCTCGCGCGCGAAGGGATGGTGGAGAAGAACATCGCGGAGGCTGTCCCGCTCCCGAAGAAACCGAAGAAGATGCCGAAGTTCCTCTCTGTGGATGAAGCGTTCGCGCTAATGGATAGCGCCGACAAAGGATCGCCGACGATGCTCCGCGACCGCGCGATGCTTGAGCTCTTCTATTCGAGCGGGCTACGCATCGCCGAACTGCAGGGATTGAATGCCGAGGATGTGGACCTCACCGGCAATCTTGTCCGGGTGATGGGTAAGGGGAGCAAGGAGCGGATCATCCCGGTCGGCAAAAAGGCGGCTGTTGCGATAAGGGAGCTGATGAAAAGCAACGGGAAGGATAGCGGCCCGCTCTTTTACTCCAGACTGAAAAAGAGGCTCTCGATGAGGCAGACCTACGAGGTGGTGGTGAAGCACGGCATCAGGGCGGGTATAATAAAGCGCCTCACCCCCCACATGATACGCCACACATTCGCGACGCATATGCTGAACGGAGGGGCCGATCTCCGCGCCATTCAGGAACTGCTCGGTCACTCATCGCTTGGCACCACGGAGAAGTACACGCATGTAGGGATAGAGAGGCTCATGAACGTATACGACAGCGCCCACCCGCACGCAAGGAAGAGGAGGGGGGGAGGATAG
- a CDS encoding pentapeptide repeat-containing protein, with product MEFIEKNPAFSDIFKNILPLILAAPIALPIWYWRDQNKKADIQNAREDLIQKDFHEIQKWAVGLGGDKNETLQIAAIHQLKPFAVGIHGERFQRPAYEIYFSLLQSWPEEEVNDETVVPNHILAIHTVFREEGSKITKKMNRINLAKADLSGADLSGVNLAEANLQSAELFRANLQSANLMLANLQSVNLAHANLQSADLSGANLQSANLRYANLQSAYLLLTNLQSTDLSGANLQSAELEGAEFEDREIIRGENWNKAEYSKGKLENLQKLYKELKGKDEKNYWDPESENYIFPPPIHDSRD from the coding sequence TTGGAATTTATAGAAAAAAACCCTGCCTTCTCCGACATTTTCAAGAACATCCTGCCTCTTATCCTTGCCGCGCCGATAGCGCTCCCTATCTGGTACTGGCGGGATCAGAACAAGAAGGCCGATATACAGAACGCCAGAGAGGACCTTATCCAGAAGGATTTTCACGAAATACAGAAGTGGGCAGTTGGATTGGGTGGCGACAAAAATGAAACCTTGCAGATTGCCGCCATTCATCAACTGAAACCGTTTGCCGTCGGCATACATGGGGAGAGATTCCAGAGGCCAGCATATGAAATATATTTCTCCCTTCTCCAGTCATGGCCGGAGGAAGAGGTGAATGACGAGACAGTGGTTCCAAACCATATACTGGCCATCCACACCGTCTTCCGCGAAGAGGGGAGCAAAATCACAAAAAAGATGAACAGAATAAACCTGGCAAAGGCAGATCTTTCAGGTGCGGATCTCAGCGGTGTCAACCTCGCAGAAGCCAATCTGCAATCGGCAGAACTATTCAGAGCCAACCTGCAATCGGCAAACCTTATGCTTGCCAACCTGCAATCGGTTAATCTTGCTCATGCCAACCTGCAATCGGCAGACCTATCTGGAGCCAACCTGCAATCGGCAAACCTTCGCTATGCCAACCTGCAATCGGCATACCTTTTACTTACCAACCTGCAATCGACAGACCTATCTGGAGCCAACCTGCAATCGGCAGAGCTTGAAGGAGCCGAATTCGAAGATAGAGAGATCATCAGGGGTGAAAACTGGAATAAGGCAGAGTACAGTAAAGGAAAATTGGAAAACCTGCAAAAACTCTACAAGGAATTAAAGGGAAAAGATGAGAAGAATTATTGGGACCCTGAAAGCGAGAATTACATCTTCCCTCCTCCCATCCACGACAGCAGGGACTGA
- a CDS encoding patatin-like phospholipase family protein, with protein MGGIFRGVKVGLALGGGAARGLSHLGVLSELEKAKIPIHLIAGTSIGAVIGGMYALDPVAEQIEKRFIDFLKSDDYEDAKMDFLSSTKVGEQGVLNGLLGKISRKLRRSYFYGVSLTNVSYLPAGVLERNIADIVPDLEFRHCKIPFSCCATDLVSRKNFYFEKGSVQKAILASCSIPGIFPPVKMAGMVLIDGSWAEQNPVRRARIMGADIVIAVDIMQDDEPEPEPTNSLEVITGGSVVTRRVLANLQLEGADYIITPKTKGIHWADFSKAEEAVQAGRDAASEAVKKIRSCIRRGRVRNFFTGRCR; from the coding sequence ATGGGAGGCATATTTCGCGGCGTTAAAGTAGGCCTTGCTCTGGGAGGCGGCGCGGCAAGAGGTCTTTCGCATCTTGGGGTCCTCAGCGAACTCGAAAAGGCAAAGATCCCTATCCATCTCATCGCCGGAACAAGCATCGGCGCGGTTATCGGCGGGATGTACGCTCTCGATCCGGTCGCGGAGCAGATCGAAAAAAGATTCATAGATTTCCTCAAAAGCGACGATTACGAAGACGCAAAGATGGATTTCCTCAGCTCCACGAAGGTAGGTGAACAGGGTGTGCTGAACGGACTTCTCGGAAAGATATCGAGAAAGCTGAGAAGGTCGTACTTCTACGGCGTTTCGCTCACAAACGTATCGTATCTCCCGGCGGGGGTGCTTGAGAGGAACATCGCGGACATCGTGCCGGACCTCGAGTTCCGCCACTGCAAGATACCTTTCTCATGTTGCGCCACGGACCTTGTATCCAGGAAGAATTTTTATTTTGAAAAGGGGTCGGTGCAGAAGGCGATACTCGCATCATGTTCTATTCCGGGGATATTCCCCCCCGTAAAGATGGCGGGGATGGTGCTGATAGACGGGAGCTGGGCAGAACAGAACCCGGTAAGGCGCGCGCGCATCATGGGGGCGGATATAGTGATAGCGGTCGATATCATGCAGGACGACGAGCCGGAGCCGGAGCCGACGAACTCCCTCGAAGTGATAACTGGGGGGAGCGTGGTCACGAGGCGCGTATTGGCGAACCTTCAGCTGGAAGGGGCGGACTATATAATCACGCCGAAGACGAAAGGTATTCACTGGGCCGATTTTTCGAAAGCGGAAGAGGCGGTGCAGGCGGGGCGCGATGCGGCGTCCGAAGCTGTTAAGAAAATAAGATCCTGCATCAGAAGAGGTAGAGTAAGGAACTTCTTCACAGGCCGTTGCCGCTAG
- a CDS encoding cupin domain-containing protein, with the protein MAIQQNDINEKKAFTDGAVSKVNLITTDALTLDVYYYKAGQALGYHRHPTGDQIFTVIAGTGTFKLDDGKEETLKVKAGSTFLAPKNVWHDLIDSGDGKLIAQQVTKQPAGMEKRA; encoded by the coding sequence ATGGCAATTCAGCAAAACGATATCAACGAAAAAAAGGCATTTACAGACGGAGCGGTCTCGAAGGTGAACCTTATCACCACCGACGCGCTTACACTTGATGTCTACTATTACAAGGCCGGACAGGCGCTTGGATATCACAGGCACCCGACCGGAGATCAGATATTCACCGTCATTGCGGGAACGGGAACGTTCAAGCTCGATGACGGCAAGGAAGAGACCCTTAAGGTAAAGGCAGGGAGCACCTTCCTTGCTCCGAAGAACGTATGGCACGATCTCATCGATTCCGGCGACGGCAAGCTGATAGCCCAGCAGGTCACCAAACAGCCGGCGGGAATGGAAAAACGAGCGTAA
- a CDS encoding ATP-binding cassette domain-containing protein encodes MSESRVAIKAQNLRKDFSVDESGQGFLGSVKALFNRRKKIIHAVENVTFSINRGEFVGYVGENGAGKSTTIKMLTGILVPTSGSAHVNGIIPYENRRQNAFRIGVVFGQRTQLWWDLPVRESFEMLRNIYRVTPEDFKTTMKRLNTALDLDPLLQMPVRKLSLGQRMRCDIAAALIHKPEILFLDEPTIGLDVVAKENIRTFLAETNRENGTTIILTTHDMNDIEKLCRRIIILDQGKVIYDGETDALKKKFAHEKVLEVDFHETEKDLSRIPELSIIREEGNKKWLKFENGPDHIGEIIGKLAQQYRLRDISVREPSVESIIRNIYEKRVALPEHVETETQDAGTEPVKGARS; translated from the coding sequence ATGTCAGAAAGTCGAGTAGCAATAAAGGCGCAAAACCTGAGGAAGGATTTCTCGGTAGACGAATCGGGCCAGGGATTCCTTGGCAGCGTCAAAGCCCTTTTCAACAGACGGAAGAAAATAATACACGCGGTTGAAAACGTCACCTTCTCCATAAACCGGGGGGAGTTCGTCGGATACGTCGGCGAGAACGGCGCCGGAAAATCGACGACCATAAAAATGCTGACGGGGATACTCGTTCCGACATCAGGCTCGGCCCATGTGAACGGAATTATCCCGTACGAGAACAGGAGACAAAACGCCTTCCGCATCGGGGTGGTGTTCGGACAGCGCACACAGCTCTGGTGGGATCTCCCGGTCAGGGAATCGTTTGAAATGCTCAGGAACATCTACCGGGTTACGCCCGAAGATTTCAAGACAACGATGAAAAGGCTAAACACCGCGCTCGACCTCGATCCGCTACTCCAGATGCCGGTAAGGAAACTGAGCCTCGGGCAGAGGATGAGATGCGACATTGCCGCCGCATTAATTCACAAACCGGAGATACTTTTTCTCGACGAGCCGACTATCGGCCTTGACGTGGTAGCGAAGGAGAACATACGCACCTTCCTCGCCGAAACGAACAGGGAGAACGGCACAACCATAATCCTTACTACGCACGACATGAACGACATTGAAAAACTTTGCCGAAGGATCATCATCCTCGATCAGGGGAAAGTGATCTACGACGGAGAGACGGACGCACTGAAAAAGAAGTTCGCGCATGAAAAGGTTCTTGAAGTCGATTTTCACGAAACGGAAAAGGATCTCTCCCGCATACCGGAACTCTCCATCATCAGGGAGGAAGGGAACAAGAAATGGCTCAAGTTTGAAAACGGGCCCGACCATATAGGCGAGATCATAGGCAAGCTGGCGCAACAGTACAGACTGCGGGACATTTCGGTGCGCGAACCGTCCGTTGAAAGCATAATCAGGAACATTTACGAAAAGCGCGTGGCGCTTCCCGAACATGTCGAAACCGAGACGCAGGACGCGGGAACCGAACCTGTAAAGGGGGCGCGCTCTTGA
- a CDS encoding ABC-2 family transporter protein codes for MNPSLFLKFVSVSFQKEITYRFDYFMGILNGFLYVFIFTSVWKALYSQSDATAHNGFSLTGIITFAVMAMAVRISFTQDDTVIYKKVQDGSVAIDLIRPVSFFFMHLAESSGHSLFHLCARSVPIILISSLIFDIEIPAEALRLLTFLLSAILGYLILFMVNFAFGLLAFWFVEIFPFLLFKYGMLTLFGGGIVPIDFFPEPLKVVADFLPFQQVLYVPTTILIGHAEASELLPMIATQFVWIFTLAAVCRTMWRAGQNKLVIQGG; via the coding sequence TTGAATCCGTCGCTCTTCCTGAAATTCGTTTCTGTCTCGTTCCAAAAGGAGATCACATACCGCTTTGACTACTTCATGGGGATACTGAACGGATTCCTCTATGTATTCATATTCACATCCGTATGGAAAGCCCTCTACAGCCAGTCGGACGCGACCGCGCACAACGGCTTTTCCCTCACCGGAATAATCACGTTCGCCGTGATGGCTATGGCGGTGAGGATATCGTTCACGCAGGACGATACGGTTATCTATAAAAAAGTACAGGACGGCTCCGTCGCCATCGACCTCATCCGTCCGGTATCCTTTTTCTTCATGCACCTCGCGGAGTCGTCGGGACACTCCCTGTTCCACCTCTGCGCGAGATCGGTACCTATCATTCTCATTTCATCGCTGATCTTCGACATCGAGATACCGGCTGAGGCCCTGCGTCTGCTGACCTTCCTCCTCTCCGCCATCCTCGGCTACCTCATTCTTTTCATGGTCAACTTCGCGTTCGGTCTCCTTGCCTTCTGGTTCGTGGAGATATTCCCGTTCCTCCTTTTCAAGTACGGAATGCTCACCCTTTTCGGAGGGGGGATCGTCCCTATAGACTTTTTCCCCGAGCCGCTGAAGGTGGTAGCGGACTTTCTCCCTTTTCAGCAGGTGCTATACGTCCCGACTACAATTCTTATAGGGCACGCGGAGGCAAGTGAACTCCTTCCGATGATCGCAACGCAGTTTGTATGGATATTCACCCTTGCCGCCGTTTGCCGGACGATGTGGAGAGCGGGGCAAAACAAGCTGGTGATACAGGGTGGGTAG
- a CDS encoding ABC-2 family transporter protein, with the protein MGSPMENFRVYLSLVMTSIRARMEYKSSFIFYLVAIIFYYLGQVGLLLVLLAKFQTIHGWSLGEMAFLFGLLTFALGMSNFFFSSLINFDQMIINGDFDRYLVRPLSPLGQVMASKFEASTLSHLLIGIAALYAGSTMVDLDWTARKAAFFPLVVIGGVMISGAIRLSVTAVAFWTLRNQSLVHTIVFSSREFVIYPVSIYNFGVQFFLTFVFPLAFINFYPAHYFLDRAGDDLLHPALQMGTPLVGVILFSISLLIWKTGINHYQSSGS; encoded by the coding sequence GTGGGTAGCCCGATGGAAAATTTCCGCGTATACCTTTCCCTCGTAATGACATCAATTCGCGCGAGGATGGAATACAAGTCGAGTTTTATATTTTATCTCGTGGCGATAATATTCTATTACCTTGGTCAGGTAGGTCTCCTCCTTGTCCTGCTGGCAAAATTCCAGACTATCCACGGATGGAGCCTCGGAGAAATGGCTTTCCTCTTCGGGCTTCTCACCTTCGCGCTCGGAATGTCAAACTTCTTTTTCAGCTCTCTTATAAACTTCGATCAGATGATAATAAACGGCGACTTCGACAGGTACCTTGTCCGCCCGTTGAGTCCGCTGGGCCAGGTGATGGCGTCGAAATTCGAGGCCTCTACCCTTTCGCACCTGCTCATTGGCATTGCCGCGCTTTACGCAGGTTCCACGATGGTGGACCTCGACTGGACCGCAAGGAAGGCCGCCTTCTTTCCACTGGTTGTGATAGGCGGGGTGATGATATCCGGGGCGATACGCCTTTCGGTCACCGCCGTCGCCTTCTGGACCCTTCGCAACCAGTCACTGGTGCATACGATAGTTTTCTCATCCAGGGAGTTCGTTATCTACCCGGTATCGATCTACAACTTTGGAGTGCAGTTCTTCCTGACATTCGTATTCCCGCTGGCATTCATAAACTTCTACCCGGCCCACTATTTTCTCGACCGCGCCGGCGACGATCTGCTTCATCCCGCCCTGCAGATGGGAACGCCGCTTGTGGGGGTAATTCTCTTCTCGATCTCGCTTCTTATCTGGAAAACAGGGATAAACCACTACCAGTCATCGGGGAGTTGA
- a CDS encoding Hsp20/alpha crystallin family protein codes for MKKDVELQISGDRLTIKGEKKIEKEDKNGDYYRMERACGSFCRVVPLPETAETEKAEATFGKGLLKVAIP; via the coding sequence ATTAAAAAGGATGTCGAATTGCAGATTTCCGGCGACAGGCTTACAATAAAAGGGGAGAAGAAGATCGAAAAGGAGGATAAAAACGGCGATTATTACCGCATGGAAAGAGCCTGCGGATCCTTCTGCCGAGTGGTTCCGCTTCCGGAAACTGCTGAAACCGAAAAAGCGGAAGCTACTTTCGGCAAGGGTCTCCTGAAAGTCGCGATCCCGTGA
- the tpiA gene encoding triose-phosphate isomerase, with protein MRKKLIAGNWKMHMTTVETGDLIEEIIENIKDVDGVDVVVAPPFTALEAARETIGSANIGLSAQNIFWEEKGAFTGEISAPMLLDTGCEWVIIGHSERRQYFGETDETVNKKIKTAISAGLKPIVCVGETLEERESDKTDSVIETQLAGGLSGIPEESLGDMVIAYEPVWAIGTGKTASPAQAEEVHSFIRKWISDHYSAATADKMRILYGGSVKPDNAAELMSQPDIDGALVGGASLKAGDFSAIIRAS; from the coding sequence ATGAGAAAAAAACTGATAGCCGGAAACTGGAAAATGCATATGACGACCGTTGAAACGGGCGACCTCATAGAGGAGATCATTGAAAACATAAAGGATGTTGACGGGGTCGACGTTGTTGTCGCCCCCCCCTTCACGGCGCTTGAAGCGGCGAGGGAGACGATCGGCTCGGCCAATATCGGCCTCTCCGCCCAGAATATCTTCTGGGAAGAAAAAGGGGCGTTCACCGGAGAGATATCCGCCCCTATGCTTCTCGACACAGGGTGCGAATGGGTGATAATCGGCCATTCGGAGCGGAGGCAGTATTTCGGCGAAACCGACGAGACCGTGAACAAGAAGATCAAGACCGCCATCTCGGCGGGGTTGAAACCTATCGTATGCGTAGGCGAGACGCTGGAAGAGCGGGAAAGCGATAAAACAGACAGTGTGATAGAGACCCAGCTTGCAGGCGGGCTTTCGGGAATACCGGAGGAGAGCCTCGGCGACATGGTAATTGCCTACGAGCCGGTTTGGGCAATCGGCACAGGGAAGACAGCCTCGCCCGCCCAGGCGGAGGAGGTCCACTCCTTCATCAGGAAATGGATATCCGACCATTACTCGGCCGCAACAGCCGATAAAATGAGGATACTTTACGGCGGATCGGTAAAACCGGACAATGCGGCGGAGCTGATGTCCCAGCCGGACATAGACGGGGCACTGGTAGGAGGAGCAAGCTTGAAAGCTGGCGATTTCAGTGCTATCATTCGCGCTTCGTAA
- the secG gene encoding preprotein translocase subunit SecG, producing MTTALLVVHVFAALFMILIVLLQSGKGASMGAGFGGSSQTVFGSRGPASFLAKVTTFAATVFMITSLTLSVLASSSKSTSVVDQIEKPVAPIEEEGGFDPFEAGKEGIDKNLPAGESDEKGQEGPQ from the coding sequence ATGACCACTGCATTGTTGGTAGTACATGTATTCGCGGCGCTGTTTATGATATTGATAGTCCTTCTCCAGTCCGGCAAGGGGGCCAGTATGGGTGCCGGTTTTGGCGGCTCTTCACAGACGGTTTTCGGAAGCCGCGGCCCCGCGAGTTTTCTCGCCAAAGTGACGACCTTCGCCGCTACAGTATTCATGATCACTTCGCTCACGCTATCCGTTTTAGCTTCGAGCTCCAAGAGCACATCCGTTGTCGACCAGATTGAAAAACCTGTCGCGCCAATCGAGGAAGAAGGGGGTTTCGACCCATTTGAGGCCGGCAAAGAGGGAATTGACAAAAATCTGCCCGCCGGGGAATCGGACGAGAAGGGACAGGAAGGTCCTCAATAA